Within Streptomyces sp. SS1-1, the genomic segment CGATCTTCGGCGAGCGCGCGCGGGACCTCCTCGGCGCGGGACCGCCCGTGCGGGGGGCCAGCGCCCGGCGCGGAGTCCAGCGCCTGCTGGCGCACGGCACCGTCGCCGTCGCCGGTGAACTGCGCGGCCGTGCGGCCCTGGACGCCGTCCGCAGGGCCGGTCTCGCCCTGGCGGGACGCCCCGCCGCACTGCCCGGCCCCCCGGCGCTCTCCCCGGTGCCGCTCGTCCTGCTGCCCGCCCTCGCCGCCGGGAAGCCCGCGCGGTTCGCGGTGTTCGACGTGCCCGACCGCGCGGCCCTCGTCCGGCAGGGCGCGTCCACCTGCGTGGCCACCGTCGTGGCCGGCCGCCTGGTGCACCGCCGGCGCTGACCGCGCGGCCGTCCGGGCAGCCGCCGCGGGCGGACCGGGAAGCCGCTGGGGGCGGGGCGGGGAGCGGCTGCAAGAATGGGCCCGTGACGCGCGCATCCCTGGACAAGCAGCCGCATGAAGTCGCCTCGATGTTCGACGGCGTCGCGGAACGGTACGACCTGACCAACGACGTGCTCTCCCTCGGGCAGGACCGGCGCTGGCGCAAGGAGGTCGCGAAGGCGGTCGACGCGCGCCCCGCGCAGAAGGTCCTGGACCTGGCGGCCGGCACCGGCACGTCGTCCCTGCCCTTCGCCCGCACCGGCGCCTACGTCGTCCCCTGCGACTTCTCGCAGGGCATGCTCCGGGTCGGCAAGCGGAACAACGCCTGGCTGCCCTACACGGCGGGCGACGCGACACGACTGCCGTTCAAGGACGACACGTTCGACGCCGTGACGATCTCCTTCGGGCTGCGCAACGTGCAGGACTTCGACAGCGCGCTGCGCGAGATGTACCGGGTGACCCGGCCCGGCGGCCGCGTCGTCATCTGCGAGTTCTCGCACCCGACGTGGGCGCCCTTCCGCACCGTCTACACCGAGTACCTGATGCGCGCGCTGCCGCCGGTCGCCCGCGCGGTCTCCTCGAACCCGGACGCGTACGTCTACCTCGCCGAGTCCATCCGCGCCTGGCCCGACCAGCCGGCCCTCGCCGAGCGGCTGGGCAAGGCGGGCTGGTCCAAGGTGGCCTGGCGGAACCTGACGGGCGGGGTCGTCGCCCTGCACCGCGGGTTCAAGCAGAGCTGACCACGGGGTAGGGGTCGCCGGGCTCGTCGAGCGCGCGGGGCCTGCCGCCCGACGGAGGGCGCGGTATGCGCGGCTCGCGCACGCCTCCGCCGCCCTCTCCCTCACCGAAGTCGAACCAGACGGCGACCGTCGAGTCCCGCGGCACCGGGGTGCCGGGCTGCGGATACTGGCGGACGACGTAGTCGACGACGACGCGCGCGAAGTCCGGCCGGTCGGGTGCGGTCAGGGACAGGCCGTGGGACGTGGCCGCCTCGCGGGCGTCCATGGCCATCAGGCCGACGAGTCGCGGGACCGGCACCTCGGGTGTCGTGGGTGTTGTGTGCACGGATGTCACCCCCAGCGGTACTTGAAGGGTAGACCGCCGGGGGTGCCGTCCGGAAGCGTCAGGTGTCTTTCTGTGACAGTCGCTTACTCTCCGTGCCCGGCAGGGGAGTTCAGGCTGAGCCGGTAGCAGTGCCCCCGCCGGTCGTCCGGCGTGGCGAAGACCTCCGCGAGCCGCATGCCGAGGCGCCGTGTCACCGCTATCGACCGCTCGTTGCGGGCGTCGACCATCGCGACGACCCCCGGCACCCCGGCGGCCCGCACCCGCTCCAGCGTCTCCCGCGCGGCCGCCGTGACATACCCCTTGCCCCAGTGCTCCCGGGCCAGCCGCCAGCCGATCTCGATCTCCCCGGTGGGGCCCCACTCCCGTTCCCAGGGCTGGGCGCCGGTGAAGCCGATGACGCGGTCGTCCTCGTCGAGCATCGTCCACAGGCAGAAGCCGCGCTCGGCGTCGTGCCGGCGCTGGCGGGCGGTGAGCTCCTCGTAGACGGAGAGTTCGGCGGCCCGGCCGCCGTGGAACTCCATGACGTCGGGGTGGGCGAAGGCCCGGTGCCAGGCCACCGCGTCCTCGTCGGTGGGCACACGCAGCCGTACTACGGGCAGAGCTCGGTTCACAGGGCAGCCCTTCAGCCGGGTGATCAATTCTGCTGCATAGACTGCCCATGTCCAGTGCCCGTCGGCACGCAGATTCCGAACCTTGGGGAGTTCCCGCCGTGACCGAGCCCCTCTCCGAAAACACCGCCGATGTCATCGTCGTCGGAGCGGGCCCTGCCGGCTCCACCACCGCATACCACCTCGCCAAGGCCGGACTCGACGTACTGCTCCTGGAGAAGACCGAGTTCCCGCGGGAGAAGGTCTGCGGCGACGGCCTGACCCCGCGCGCCACCAAGCAGCTCGTCGCCATGGGCATCGACATCTCCGAGGAGGCCGGCTGGCTGCGCAACAAGGGCCTGCGGATCATCGGCGGCGGCGTGCGCCTCCAGCTGGACTGGCCGGATCTCGCCTCCTTCCCCGACTACGGACTCGTCCGCAAGCGCGACGACTTCGACGAGCAGCTCGCCCGCCAGGCCCAGAAGGCCGGCGCCCGCCTCTACGAGCGCTGCAACGTCGGCGCCCCGGTCCTCGACGACCGCACGGGCCGGGTCATCGGCGTGCACGCCAAGCTCGGCGAGGAGAAGCGCGAGGTGACCTTCCGGGCCCCGCTCGTCGTCGCCGCCGACGGCAACTCCTCCCGGCTGTCCCTCGCGATGGGCCTGCACCGCCGCGAGGACCGCCCGATGGGCGTCGCCGTGCGGACGTACTTCGAGAGCCCCCGCCACGACGACGACTACCTGGAGTCCTGGCTGGAGCTGTGGGACCGCCGGGGCCCCGAGGACCGTCTGCTGCCGGGCTACGGCTGGATCTTCGGCATGGGCGACGGCACGTCCAACGTCGGACTCGGCGTGCTCAACACCTCCGAGTCCTTCAAGGAACTGGACTGGCGCGAGGTCCTGAAGGCGTGGTGCGCCTCGATGCCGGAGGACTGGGGCTACACCCCGGAGAACATGACCGGCCCGATCCGCGGCGCCGCCCTGCCCATGGCCTTCAACCGCCAGCCGCACTACACCAAGGGCCTGCTGCTCGTCGGCGACGCCGGCGGCCTGGTGAACCCCTTCAACGGCGAGGGCATCGCCTACGCCATGGAGTCCGGGCAGATCGCCGCCGAGGTCATCGTCCAGGCGCACGCCCGCTCGACCCCCGCGGGCCGGGAGATGGCCCTCCAGCGCTACCCGCGGGTCCTCAAGGACACCTACGGCGGCTACTACACGCTGGGCCGCGCCTTCGTGAAGCTCATCGGCAACCCGAAGGTCATGAAGATCGCCACCCAGCGCGGCCTGACCCACCCGATGCTGATGAAGTTCACGCTGAAGCTCCTGGCGAACCTCACCGACCCGACCGGCGGCGACGCGATGGACCGCATCATCAACGGCCTGAGCAAGGTGGCCCCGAAGGCCTGACCGGCCCCGCCCGGGGGAGACCCCGGGCACGCGTAAGGGCCGCTGCCCCCGAGCGGCTGCGGCCCTTACGTCGATCCGTACGGCTCAGAGCACGCGGACCGCGCCCGACGCCGGGTAACCCGACAGGTCCTGGATGACGACGCCCTTGGAGGGGTTGGCCGCGTCCAGGTACTGGCCGTTACCGATGTAGACGCCCACATGGTAGGCGGAACCCTTGCCGCCCCAGTAGAGGATGTCGCCGACCTGGATCTGCGACAGCGGGATGTCGGTGCCGGCCATCGACTGGTCCTGGGAGACCCGCGGCAGGTCGACGCCGACCTGCTTGAAGGCGGCCTGCACCAGGCTGGAGCAGTCCCACGCGTTGGGGCCGGTGGCACCCATGACGTACGCGTCGCCGACCTGGGCCTTGAGGAACGAGATGACCGTCGCGACGCTGCCGCTCGCCGGGGCGGAGACGCTCGCGGAGGCGGACAGGGTGGCCCGCTCCGTGCTGCGCGACGCCGCGGCCTCTGCGGCGGCCTTACGGGCCTCCTCGGCCTTCTTCTTCGCCTCGGCCTTCTTCTTGGCCTGAGCGAGGTCCTTCTTGGCCTGCTCGGCCGCGGCGGCGGCGGCCGCGTCACGCTCGGCCTCGAGCTCGTAGTTCGCCGCCGCCAGCTGCGTGGCGTCCGCGGACTGGGCGAGCTGGTCCGCCAGGTCCCCCGAGAGGGTGGGCAGTTCGATGGTCTGCGTGACCGGCTCGGCGGCGTTCGCCGTGGCCGCAGCACCAGCCGCTGCCATGCTGAGGACGCCACCGGCAACACCGGCGCGCATCGCGATCGTGGTCGACGCGGTGCGGCGGGGCTTCCGGTGGCTGCGTATGTGAGCGGTGTGGGACATGGGTACAACCGGTATCAGGGGCTCCTCCATACCTTCAAGAAACGTGGGCTGCGCCACAGTTGTTCAACGGACGCCCCAAATTCCCGGCGGAGCGCCCTTTATTGACGCCGTAACGGACATAGCGGACGGCCCTCGTCCTGCCCGTGATCACGGTCTTTCATCATTAAGTCCGAATTGCCCCGCGCCTACCACTGGTTGGGACCGGTGGCCAAGCCCGGTTCTCACGGACCCCTGACGGGTGTGGCAGAGGTCACGCAACGGTCACGGCCTCGTGTGCGTCCGGTGCCCGGATCGCGCCACCGGAGTTCGTGAACGCGTGCACGCGTCCACATCGGTCCCCTTCGCTCCCTCTGATGTGTGAACGCGGTCCTCTATCAAGTCTTCCGGTCCAACTCCAATTTGCATGCACGGGAAGCCTCTTGATATGGAGACGACCCCTCTGAGCTGCGCCGACGAGCGAAAATGTCACCTCTGGTGATCACTCGGACGCTTCACGTGCGAAGATCACCGCTCATCCGTGTTCATGATCGTTCGTCAGGTGGTGGAGATCACAAAGCTTGTGCAATACCCCGTGTCGCAGATCACAGACCGGCAGGCATAAGATGCGAGGCAGTTGGGCTTGTGACCTGCTTCACATGTTCTCGATCTTCGCCGGAACGAGCGGTGTTCGTGGGACTGGTGGGGCGGCCGTGAGCCCAGTGCAACCGCCAGCAGTCAGTGCCGACTGAGAGGAGCGAGGAGCGGTGAACGCGTATGCGCCCATCCTCGTACTGGGAGCCCTCGGGGCAGGCTTTGCGATCTTCTCCGTGGTCATGGCCACGCTGATCGGTCCGAAGCGGTACAACCGGGCCAAGCTCGAGGCTTATGAGTGCGGAATCGAGCCGACCCCCACGCCGGCCGGCGGCGGGCGCTTCCCCATCAAGTACTACCTGACGGCGATGCTCTTCATCATCTTCGATATCGAGATCGTCTTCCTCTACCCCTGGGCCGTCACCTTCGACTCCCTGGGGATCTTCGGGCTCGTGGAGATGCTGCTCTTCGTGCTCACCGTCTTCGTCGCGTACGCGTACGTATGGCGGCGCGGCGGCCTGGAATGGGACTGAGGGGCCTTTAGACATGGGACTCGAAGAAAAGCTGCCGAGCGGATTCCTGCTGACCACCGTCGAACAGGCCGCGGGCTGGGTGCGCAAGGCGTCCGTCTTCCCGGCCACCTTCGGCCTCGCGTGCTGCGCCATCGAGATGATGACGACCGGCGCCGGCCGCTACGACCTGGCGCGCTTCGGCATGGAGGTCTTCCGCGGATCACCGCGCCAGGCCGACCTGATGATCGTCGCCGGCCGGGTCAGCCAGAAGATGGCACCGGTGCTCCGGCAGGTCTACGACCAGATGCCGAACCCCAAGTGGGTGATCTCCATGGGGGTCTGCGCCTCCTCGGGCGGCATGTTCAACAACTACGCGATCGTCCAGGGCGTCGACCACATCGTCCCGGTCGACATCTATCTCCCGGGCTGCCCGCCACGGCCCGAGATGTTGATGGACGCCATCCTCAAGCTGCACCAGAAGATCCAGGGCTCCAAGCTCGGGGTCAACGCCGAGGAAGCGGCCCGTGAGGCGGAGGAAGCGGCGCTCAAGGCCCTGCCCACGATCGAGATGAAGGGGCTGCTGCGGTGAGCGACGCCAACGGCACCAACGGGGCGAACGGGTCGAACGGGGCGAACCCCGAGAAGGACCTGTCCGCCTCCAACCTCCCCGGCCAGCGCGGCCAGGGCGGCGAGGAGATCCGCGTCCAGCGCGGCATGTTCGGCGCCAACAACGGCGGGGACACCTCCGGTTACGGCGGCCTGGTCCGCTCGGTCCGCCTCCCGGGACCGGCGAGCCGCCCCTACGGCGGCTGGTTCGACGAGGTCGCCGACGAACTCGAGGGCGCGCTGGAGGAGCAGGGCCTGCTGCCCGGCAACGCCATCGAGAAGACGGTCGTCGACCGCGACGAGATCACCTTCCACATCGAGCGCGAGCACCTGTTGCGCGTCGCCCGCACCCTGCGCGACGACCCGGCCCTGCGCTTCGAGCTGTGCACCGGCGTCAGCGGCGTCCACTACCCGCACGACAAGGGCCGCGAGCTGCACGCCGTCTACCACCTGCGCTCGATCACCCACAACCGGCTGATCCGCCTCGAGGTCAGCGTCCCCGACAGCGACCCGCACGTCCCGTCGCTCGTCTCCGTGTACCCGACGAACGACTGGCACGAGCGCGAGACGTACGACTTCTACGGCATCGTCTTCGACGGTCACCCCGCCCTGACGCGGATCATGATGCCGGACGACTGGCAGGGCCACCCGCAGCGCAAGGACTACCCCCTCGGCGGCATCGCCGTCGAGTACAAGGGCGCCCAGATCCCGGCTCCGGACCAGCGGAGGTCGTACTCGTGAGCACACAGTCAGCATCCGCCGCCTCGGCCCGCGAAACCACAGAGGGCACGGTCTACACCGTCACCGGTGGCGACTGGGACGAGGTCGTCGAGTCCGCGGCCAAGGCCGACGACGAGCGCATCGTCGTCAACATGGGCCCCCAGCACCCGTCCACCCACGGAGTGCTGCGCCTGATCCTGGAGATCGAGGGCGAGACGGTCACCGAGGCCCGCTGCGGCATCGGCTACCTCCACACCGGCATCGAGAAGAACCTCGAGTACCGGACCTGGACGCAGGGCACCACGTTCGTGACGCGCATGGACTACCTGACGTCCTTCTTCAACGAGACCGCCTACTGTCTCGCCGTCGAGAAGCTCCTCGGCATCGAGGACCAGATCACCGAGCGCGCCAAGATCATCCGGGTGCTCCTGATGGAGCTGAACCGGCTCTCCTCCCACCTGGTGTGCATCGCCACCGGCGGCATGGAGCTCGGCGCCACCACGATCATGATCTACGGATTCCGTGATCGTGAAATGATTCTCGACATCTACGAGCTCATCACGGGCCTGCGGATGAACCACGCGTACATCCGCCCCGGCGGACTCGCGCAGGACCTGCCGCCCGGCGCGGTGGACCACATCCGCGAGTTCGTGAAGAAGATGAAGAAGAACCTTCCGGAGTACGACAAGCTCGCCACCGGGAACCCCATCTTCAAGGCCCGTATGCAGGACGTCGGCTACCTCGACCTGGCCGGCTGCATGGCCCTCGGCGCCACCGGCCCGATCCTGCGCTCCACCGGCCTCCCGCACGACCTGCGCAAGACGCAGCCGTACAGCGGCTACGAGACCTACGACTTCGAGGTCCCCACCGCCGACACCTGCGACTCCTACGGGCGCTTCCTGATCCGCCTGGAGGAGATGCGCCAGTCGCTCCGGATCGTCGAGCAGTGCCTGGACCGGCTCGAGCCGGGCCCGGTCATGGTCGGCGACAAGAAGATCGCCTGGCCCGCCCAGCTCGCCCTGGGCCCCGACGGGCTCGGCAACTCCCTCGACCACATCAAGAAGATCATGGGCACCTCCATGGAGGCCCTGATCCACCACTTCAAGCTGGTCACCGAGGGCTTCCGCGTCCCGCCGGGACAGGCCTACGCGGCCGTCGAGTCGCCCAAGGGCGAACTCGGGGTGCACGCCGTCTCCGACGGAGGCACCCGCCCCTTCCGGGTCCACTTCCGCGACCCGTCCTTCACCAACCTGCAGGCCATGGCGGCGATGTGCGAGGGCGGCCAGGTCGCCGACGTCATCGTCGCCGTAGCGTCCATCGACCCCGTGATGGGAGGCGTCGACCGGTGACCACCTCATCTTCCGAGCGGGGCGTCAGCCTGGGCATGCCCGAACTGCCCGCGCCGGCCTACCCGGACGACGTCCGGGCCCGGCTGGAGACCGACGCGCGGGCGATCGTCGCCCGCTACCCGGACTCCCGGTCCGCCCTCCTGCCGATGCTGCACCTCGTGCAGTCGGAGGAGGGGCACGTCACGCGCACCGGGATGCGGTTCTGCGCGGACATGCTCGGCCTGACCACGGCCGAGGTCACCGCGGTCGCGACCTTCTACACCATGTACCGCCGCAAGCCCTCCGGCGACTACCAGGTCGGCGTGTGCACCAACACGCTGTGCGCGGTCATGGGCGGCGACGCCATCTTCGAGGAACTCCAGGAGCACCTCGGCGTCGGCAACGGCGAGACCACCGGCGACGGCAAGGTCACCCTGGAGCACATCGAGTGCAACGCGGCCTGCGACTACGCCCCGGTCGTGATGGTCAACTGGGAGTTCTTCGACAACCAGACGCCCGACAGCGCCAAGCGGCTCGTCGACGACCTGCGCGCCGGCCGTGACGTGGAGCCCACGCGCGGGGCCCGCCTGTGCACCTTCAAGGAGACCGCCCGGATCCTCGCCGGCTTCCCCGACGAGCGGCCCGGTGCCGTCGAGGAGGGCGGCAGCGCCGGACCGGCGTCACTGGTGGGCCTGCGCCTCGCCAAGGGGGAGACCGCGCCCGCGCGCGTGGTCCACCCGCGCGACGGCGGACCGCACGACGAGCAGCAGGACAGGGCCGCGCACCACCCGTCGCCGGCTGAACACCTCAGCTCGCACGACGCGCCGCAGGATTCGTCCGCGTCCGACCCGGCCCACCCGGCAGGGCCTGTCGCCGAGGAGGGGGAGTGATGACATTGGCACCGGAGCTGAAGGAGAACAGTCCCGAGAAGCTGCTCGCACCCGTGCTGTCGGCCTTCTGGGACGAGGACCGGTCCTGGACGCTCGACGTCTACCGCAGGCACGACGGGTACGAGGGGCTCCGCAAGGCGCTCGCCATGTCGCCGGACGACCTGATCGCCTACGTCAAGGACTCCGGTCTGCGCGGGCGCGGCGGCGCGGGATTCCCCACCGGGATGAAGTGGCAGTTCATCCCGCAGGGAGACGGAAAGCCGCACTATCTCGTTGTCAACGCCGACGAGTCGGAGCCGGGGACCTGCAAGGACATCCCGCTCCTCTTCGCGAACCCGCACAGCCTCATCGAGGGCATCGTGATCGCGTGCTACGCCATCCGGTCGTCGCACGCCTTCATCTATCTCCGGGGTGAAGTCGTCCCCGTCCTGCGGCGGTTGCACGAGGCCGTGCGCGAGGCCTACGCGGCGGGCTACCTCGGCAAGGACATCCTGGGCAGCGGACTCGACCTCGAACTCACCGTGCACGCCGGCGCCGGCGCGTACATCTGCGGTGAGGAGACCGCGCTGCTCGACTCGCTCGAAGGCCGCCGTGGCCAACCGCGGCTGCGTCCCCCCTTCCCGGCCGTGGCAGGTCTCTACGCCTGCCCCACTGTGGTGAACAACGTCGAGTCGATCGCGTCGGTTCCCGCCATCCTGCACCGGGGCAAGGAGTGGTTCCGCTCGATGGGCAGCGAGAAGTCCCCGGGCTTCACGCTGTACTCGCTCAGCGGCCACGTCGCCAGCCCCGGCCAGTACGAGGCCCCGCTCGGCATCACCCTGCGCCAGCTGCTCGACATGAGCGGCGGCATGCGGCCCGGGCACCGGCTGAAGTTCTGGACGCCGGGCGGCTCGTCCACGCCGATGTTCACCGACGAGCACCTCGACGTGCCCCTCGACTACGAAGGGGTGGGCGCCGCCGGCTCCATGCTCGGCACCAAGGCGCTCCAGTGCTTCGACGAGACGACCTGCGTGGTCCGCGCCGTCACCCGCTGGACCGAGTTCTACGCCCACGAGTCCTGCGGCAAGTGCACGCCCTGCCGCGAAGGCACGTACTGGCTCGTGCAGTTGCTGCGCGACATCGAGGCCGGCAAGGGCGTGATGAGCGACCTCGACAAGCTGAACGACATCGCCGACAACATCAACGGCAAGTCCTTCTGCGCCCTCGGCGACGGCGCCGCCTCGCCGATCTTCTCCTCGCTGAAGTACTTCCGCGAGGAGTACGAGGAGCACATCACGGGCCGTGGCTGCCCCTTCGACCCGGCCAGGTCGACGGCCTGGGCCGACCACCGCACGGAGGTGAACGCATGACCGTACAGCAATCCGACAGCGGCTCCGCCGCGGGCCAGCGCTCCTCCGGAGGGGGAGAGGCGGCGGTCCCGCCGGAGGACCTCGTGACGCTGACGATCGACGGCGCCGAGATCAGCGTGCCCAAGGGCACCCTGGTCATCCGGGCCGCCGAGGAGCTCGGCATCGAGATCCCGCGCTTCTGCGACCACCCGCTCCTCGACCCGGCCGGCGCCTGCCGCCAGTGCATCGTCGAGGTCGAGGGCCAGCGCAAGCCGATGGCGTCCTGCACGATCACGTGCACCGACGGCATGGTCGTCAAGACGCACCTCACCTCGCCGGTCGCGGAGAAGGCGCAGAAGGGTGTGATGGAGCTCCTGCTCATCAACCACCCGCTGGACTGCCCCGTCTGCGACAAGGGCGGCGAGTGCCCGCTGCAGAACCAGGCCATGTCGCACGGCGCCGCCGAGTCCCGCTTCGAGGGCCGCAAGCGCACGTACGAGAAGCCCGTCCCGATCTCCACGCAGGTGCTGCTCGACCGTGAGCGGTGCGTGCTGTGCGCCCGCTGCACCCGGTTCTCCAACCAGGTCGCGGGCGACCCCATGATCGAGCTGGTCGAGCGCGGCGCCCTCCAGCAGGTCGGCACCGGCGAGGGCGACCCGTTCGAGTCGTACTTCTCCGGCAACACCATCCAGATCTGCCCGGTCGGCGCGCTCACCTCGGCGGCGTACCGATTCCGCTCCCGGCCGTTCGACCTGGTCTCCTCGCCGTCGGTGTGCGAGCACTGCTCGGGCGGCTGCGCCACCCGCACCGACCACCGGCGCGGCAAGGTCATGCGGCGCCTCGCGGCGAACGACCCCGAGGTCAACGAGGAGTGGATCTGCGACAAGGGGCGCTTCGGCTTCCGCTACGCCCAGCAGCGCGACCGGCTGGACACCCCGCTGGTCCGCAACGCCGAGGGCGACCTGGAACCGGCGTCCTGGCCGGAGGCGCTCCAGATCGCCGCCCAGGGTCTGCTCGCCTCGCGCGGCCGGACCGGTGTGCTGACCGGCGGCCGGCTCACCGTCGAGGACGCCTACGCGTACAGCAAGTTCGCGCGCGTGGCCCTCGACACCAACGACATCGACTTCCGCGCGCGGGCGCACAGCGGCGAGGAGGCCGACTTCCTCGCCGCGCAGATCGCCGGCCGCGGACGCGACCTCGACGGCAGCGGAGTCACCTACACCTCCCTGGAGAAGGCGCCCGCCGTCCTGCTGGCCGGGTTCGAGGCCGAGGAGGAGGCACCCGGCGTCTTCCTGCGGCTGCGCAAGGCGTGGCGCAAGCACGGCCAGCGGGTCTTCTCCCTGGCCACGCACACGACCCGGGGCCTGGAGAAGGCCGGCGGCACCCTGCTGCCCGCCGCTCCCGGCACCGAGACCAAGTGGCTGGACGCGCTGGCCGCCGGCACCGGGCTCGAGGGTCCGGGCGCCGAGGCGGCCGGGGCGCTGCGCACCGAGGGAGCCGTGATCGCCGTCGGCGAGCGGCTGGCCGCCGTCCCGGGCGGGCTCACCGCCGCCGTACGGGCCGCGGCCGCCACCGGCGCCCAGCTGGTGTGGATCCCGCGCCGGGCCGGTGAGCGGGCCGCCGTCGAGGCGGGCGCGCTGCCGTCGCTGCTGCCCGGCGGGCGTCCCGCGACCGACCCGCGCGCGCGGGACGAGGTCGCCGCCCTGTGGGGCGTCGCCGAACTCCCGTCGCGCTACGGCCGCGACACCGGCCAGATCGTGGAGGCCGCCGCGCGCGGCGAGCTCCAGGCCCTGCTGGTCGCGGGTGTCGAGGTCGCCGACCTGCCGGACCCGGCACGCGCGCGTGAGGCGCTCGCGGAGGTCGGTTTCGTGGTGTCGCTGGAGCTGCGGCCCAGCGAGGTGACGAGGCTCGCCGACGTGGTGCTTCCGGTCGCCGCCGTCGCCGAGAAGGCCGGCACCTTCCTCAACTGGGAGGGCCGGGTGCGCTTCTTCGAGGCCGCGCTGAAGCCCGACCAGATGACCCGCCGCCCGGCCCCGACCGACGCCCGCGTCCTGCAGATGCTGGCCGACGCCATGGACGTGCACCTGGGGCTGCCCGATCTGCGCACCACGCGCGCGGAGATCGACCGGCTCGGCGCCTGGGACGGCCCGCGGGCCGACCAGCCGCTGGAGATCGCCGCCCAGCTGCCGCGTCCGGCGGCCGGTGAGGCCGTCCTCGCCGGGCACCGGCTCCTGCTCGACCAGGGTCTGCTCCAGCAGGGCGACGAGGCGCTCGCCGGCACCCGGCACGCCGCCCACGCGCGCGTGTCGGCCGCCACGGCCGCCGAGGCGGGCGTGAAGGACGGCGACGTGCTCGCCGTCACCGGGCCCGCCGGAGTCGTCGAACTGCCGCTGCTGGTCACGGAGATGCCCGACCGGGTGGTGTGGCTGCCGCTGAACTCCGTGGGCGCGGGCGTCGCCTCCGACACCGGGGCGCTGCCCGGCTCACTCGTCCGCATCGGCCCGGCGACCCTCGCGTCCGAGGCCCCCGAGGAGGTGGAGGCATGAGCGCGTACTCCCTCGCCGCTGAGGACCTCTCGATGTTCGGCCGCGACCCCTGGTGGCTGGTCGTCGTCAAGGCGGTGTTCTGCTTCGCCTTCCTGATGGTGACCGTGCTGTTCTCCATCGTGTGGGAGCGCAAGGTCGTCGCCTGGATGCAGCTGCGCATCGGCCCCAACCGGCACGGCCCCTGGGGCATGCTCCAGTCGCTCGCCGACGGCATCAAGCTGATGCTCAAGGAAGACGTCATCGTCAAGCGCGCCGACAAGGTGGTGTACGTCCTCGCGCCGATCGTCGCGGCCATCCCGGCCTTCATGGCGATCGCGGTGATCCCCTTCGGCCCGGCCGGCAACGAGATCTCGATCTTCGGCCAGCGCACCACGATGCAGCTCACCGACCTGCCGATCGCGATGCTCTACATCCTCGCGGTCGCCTCGGTCGGCATCTACGGCATCGTGCTCGCGGGCTGGAGCTCCGGCTCGACGTACCCGCTGCTCGGCGGTCTGCGCTCCTGCGCGCAGATGATCTCCTACGAGATCGCCATGGGCGCCGCGTTCGCCTCGGTGTTCCTCTACTCCGGGTCGATGTCCACCTCGGCGATCGTCGAGGCGCAGCACGACCGCTGGTACATCGTCCTGCTGCCGGTGTCGTTCCTGATCTACATCGTGACGATGGTCGGCGAGACCAACCGCGCCCCCTTCGACATGCCGGAGTCCGAGGGCGACCTGGTCGGCGGCTTCAACACCGAGTACTCGTCCATCAAGTTCGCGATGTTCATGCTCGCCGAGTACGTGAACATGGTGACGGTCTCGGCGGTGTCCGTGACGCTCTTCCTGGGCGGCTGGCGCGCGCCGTACCCGATCAGCTCCTTCTGGGAGGGCGCGAACCACGGCTGGTGGCCGA encodes:
- a CDS encoding imidazolonepropionase-like domain-containing protein encodes the protein MLTLHVADASPENAVLVDGAHLAAVGPYEELAAAHPDARLRRWPGILTPGLLNPYGPELLEQAYHPDPREADRLGTEPIFGERARDLLGAGPPVRGASARRGVQRLLAHGTVAVAGELRGRAALDAVRRAGLALAGRPAALPGPPALSPVPLVLLPALAAGKPARFAVFDVPDRAALVRQGASTCVATVVAGRLVHRRR
- a CDS encoding demethylmenaquinone methyltransferase; amino-acid sequence: MTRASLDKQPHEVASMFDGVAERYDLTNDVLSLGQDRRWRKEVAKAVDARPAQKVLDLAAGTGTSSLPFARTGAYVVPCDFSQGMLRVGKRNNAWLPYTAGDATRLPFKDDTFDAVTISFGLRNVQDFDSALREMYRVTRPGGRVVICEFSHPTWAPFRTVYTEYLMRALPPVARAVSSNPDAYVYLAESIRAWPDQPALAERLGKAGWSKVAWRNLTGGVVALHRGFKQS
- a CDS encoding PASTA domain-containing protein, which codes for MHTTPTTPEVPVPRLVGLMAMDAREAATSHGLSLTAPDRPDFARVVVDYVVRQYPQPGTPVPRDSTVAVWFDFGEGEGGGGVREPRIPRPPSGGRPRALDEPGDPYPVVSSA
- a CDS encoding GNAT family N-acetyltransferase, which translates into the protein MITRLKGCPVNRALPVVRLRVPTDEDAVAWHRAFAHPDVMEFHGGRAAELSVYEELTARQRRHDAERGFCLWTMLDEDDRVIGFTGAQPWEREWGPTGEIEIGWRLAREHWGKGYVTAAARETLERVRAAGVPGVVAMVDARNERSIAVTRRLGMRLAEVFATPDDRRGHCYRLSLNSPAGHGE
- a CDS encoding geranylgeranyl reductase family protein; protein product: MSSARRHADSEPWGVPAVTEPLSENTADVIVVGAGPAGSTTAYHLAKAGLDVLLLEKTEFPREKVCGDGLTPRATKQLVAMGIDISEEAGWLRNKGLRIIGGGVRLQLDWPDLASFPDYGLVRKRDDFDEQLARQAQKAGARLYERCNVGAPVLDDRTGRVIGVHAKLGEEKREVTFRAPLVVAADGNSSRLSLAMGLHRREDRPMGVAVRTYFESPRHDDDYLESWLELWDRRGPEDRLLPGYGWIFGMGDGTSNVGLGVLNTSESFKELDWREVLKAWCASMPEDWGYTPENMTGPIRGAALPMAFNRQPHYTKGLLLVGDAGGLVNPFNGEGIAYAMESGQIAAEVIVQAHARSTPAGREMALQRYPRVLKDTYGGYYTLGRAFVKLIGNPKVMKIATQRGLTHPMLMKFTLKLLANLTDPTGGDAMDRIINGLSKVAPKA
- a CDS encoding C40 family peptidase; the encoded protein is MEEPLIPVVPMSHTAHIRSHRKPRRTASTTIAMRAGVAGGVLSMAAAGAAATANAAEPVTQTIELPTLSGDLADQLAQSADATQLAAANYELEAERDAAAAAAAEQAKKDLAQAKKKAEAKKKAEEARKAAAEAAASRSTERATLSASASVSAPASGSVATVISFLKAQVGDAYVMGATGPNAWDCSSLVQAAFKQVGVDLPRVSQDQSMAGTDIPLSQIQVGDILYWGGKGSAYHVGVYIGNGQYLDAANPSKGVVIQDLSGYPASGAVRVL
- a CDS encoding NADH-quinone oxidoreductase subunit A; translated protein: MNAYAPILVLGALGAGFAIFSVVMATLIGPKRYNRAKLEAYECGIEPTPTPAGGGRFPIKYYLTAMLFIIFDIEIVFLYPWAVTFDSLGIFGLVEMLLFVLTVFVAYAYVWRRGGLEWD
- a CDS encoding NuoB/complex I 20 kDa subunit family protein, producing the protein MGLEEKLPSGFLLTTVEQAAGWVRKASVFPATFGLACCAIEMMTTGAGRYDLARFGMEVFRGSPRQADLMIVAGRVSQKMAPVLRQVYDQMPNPKWVISMGVCASSGGMFNNYAIVQGVDHIVPVDIYLPGCPPRPEMLMDAILKLHQKIQGSKLGVNAEEAAREAEEAALKALPTIEMKGLLR